CAGGTAAAGCTATTTTAGACGCATTGGGTGTCCGCGAGCGAGAGCGGCTCAAACCTTACATTATGTCTAGCCAAATTATCCGTAACATTGATCCCCATCATACGCAATTAATCAATCGTACCCGCAGAGGACAAATGATTTTAGCAGGACAAACGCTGTATGTACTAGAAGTTCAACCAGCTGCTTACGCTGCTTTAGCAGCAAATGAAGCTGAGAAAGCGGCTTTGATTAATATCTTAGAAATTCAGGCTGTTGGTAGCTTTGGACGCCTCTATTTAGGTGGAGAAGAAAGAGATATCTTAGCAGGTTCGAGTGCTGCATTGACAGCAATTGAAAATGTAGTTGGACGTGAAAACCCTGCAAGTGGGCGTAAGGAATAGCCTTGTGTTTGTTAAAGTTGAAAGTTGGTGCTGCTTGATTGACTGAAGGAGAATTTGGATGGCGAATATCGAGCATCTTGCATTACTACAGCAGGGTGCAGTAAAGTGGCTTGAGTGGAGAAAGAAAAACATCCAAATAAAACCAGACCTTAGTGAAGCTGATTTAAGTGAAGCAAACTTTAGAGGTGCCAATTTAATCGCAGTCAACCTCCGCAGAGCCGATCTCAGTAAGACTAAACTGATTGCAGCTAACCTCACTAAAGCTAACTTAAGCGCAGCTAATCTCAACAAATCTGAACTCATCGATGCTAATCTGCAACAAGTCGAACTTGTTGATGCTCAGTTAACAGAAGCTCAGCTAACTGGAGCCAATTTGAGCTATGCCAATCTTATTGGAGCCGATCTCAAAGGCGCAGACTTAAGACGAGTAGATCTCACTCACGCCAACTTAATTGCAACTGAGTTGCGATGGGCTAACTTAAAAGAGGCAGATTTAAGTACGGCAGATTTAAGACGCGCTAATCTCAGTTATGCTAATTTGATGGCAGCTAATTTGAGCCATGCGAACTTGAGTCATGCGAATCTGTATGAAGCTGAGTTGATTGGTGCTTACTTGCATTTAGCTCATCTTGAGCAAATTAATCTCAGTGAAGCTCATCTCAACGGTGCTTATATGTTCGGCGCTAACCTTAGCGGTGCTAATCTGTTCAAAGCAGATTTGCGGTGGACGAATCTCAGTAAAGCTAATTTTGCTGGTGCTGATTTGAGCCAAGCTAATTTTACTGGTGCTAACTTGAGTCGGGCTAATTTTACTGGCGCTATTCTCAATCAAGTTAACTTTACAGGAGCAAACTTGAGTAAAGCCAACTTTGGAGAGGCAACTGATGTCTAAATGTAAGCAATATACTTGTCTTATAAGAAGTTTTGGTTGAATTTGCCTCTAAACCAGTAGTAGTGAGAAGCTTCAGCAGCCGATTTATTTTTGCGTACCTTGTTCTGCCCAAGCACCTTATTACCAAATTGAGTGGCAATTTAAGGGTTAATTTATAATGTTAACACTTGCTTTCAGTAAAAAAAATGATAAATTAATCTTCTTTACTATAGAGAAAAATAGAATTATTATCTATCTGGAGATTAGGATATAAAGTAATTAATTCTTTTGTTACATGACAGTAATAGTTTTCTATAGGAATATCAATAATTTTATTGCGTGTTAAAATAGCAAACAAGTATTGAAATAATGAAATACTACGTGGAATTTTATTATATGAAGTTGAGTGAATTTCTGTTTTTATTTTTTTAATAATTTCTGCAATATTGTTTTCTTTTTTTGCATGAGTAACAAGACTATATAAGTTATCACAAAAACGGTTCGTGTCTTTTGGTTGTAACTCATCAGGAATGTTACCTTGTTCAAATAGCTTGTTAATTTCACAGGCTAACTGACGTTTTATTTTTATATCAGAAAAACTATTTTCTTGAATAATAAGAGAGGTTTTTTCAAAAGCAAGAATAAGTGTATCTAGTTGTTCAACGTTTGCTTTAATCTGTGCTGCCAAACGTAATCTTTTCCAGTCAATTTCAGAATTTTTATATACCAGATCGTGAGTTGAAAATGAGATGTCTGTTTTACACATCCTTTAAATAGCTTTGGCAAAGTTAACGTCACTATATTTTTATTAGACTGCTAACTTTTCTTCCAAGCTTCAATAAATTTCATCTAAAGACACGGACATTACAGACTTACCTTGAACAATAAAAGCGCTCGCATCCACATCAAACTCTACAAGATCGAGTGATTGCTTCCTACCGACTACTAGCAAGACTAATCGTTAGCGCGATAAATTGATGCTCTTTTTCCTTGATCTGTTTTTCAGTTGCAGCTACTACCTCGAAGCTCAACCTAACTGCATAACCTTAACCGAATGAGTATAAAGGAGTATTGTTATTCTTGAAATGTATGGAGAATAGGGAACTCGAATCCCTGACCTCTGCGGTGCGATAACACACACCAACGTATTATGGTTATCCTACAGCTTCAAACTTCCATGTATACCCGTGTTTTGTACACGCCTGAGTATACCATCTTGTGAGTGCTACTCTTCCACTAAACAAGCATCGCCAACGCTATATTTGGGTCTAGGGTTCGACGTTGCTCTAACGAATTCCTGCATCGATAGCGGTATCGCTTTATCTTGAAATAACTCGAAATACTGACAACCCAAGCGTAGGTAAATGCTGTTACTCGACCGAGAATAAATTTTGTTACAAACTGTAATAAGTTTCTAAGTTTCATTGCTATTCTCCTTAGTTATAGCTGTAACCATCTTTGCGATGGATTGCTGTAAAGTATCTGTGATTTGAACTTTGTCGCTTACCACCAATTTTGAAATCAAACGAACCGCTAGCCTGACAGATTAGTCGTGCGACGTAGGTTTTACCTGCATTACGTCCTTTGGAGTTAGTAGGAAATACAATTTTGGCAATGTTTCCGTTCTTAAATCCGTAATAGACTGGGTTACGTTGTTTATGTGCAATCGGGAACCCAACTTATTTGTTTTGCACATTTGCCTACAACCGTATCCCATTGCCCGAATGGTTAGCGGTTTAACGCCGTTGATATCAAGCAGACCAATCTATAAATTAGCTTTTCCTTCGACTAAAAGCAGTTTTAATCCTCCCTATGGGGCGTTGCTTCCAACTAAATCGAAGAGAAGAAACCAGCTTATGAATATCATTAGCCTCCTTTTTTAAATTAGGTAAAGAACTTTGGTAGACACCTAGTAATCTCTTTGGTATTTCCTCACCTTCTTTGGCACAAAGTTCCATAATTGCATAATATGCTCTCAGACCTTCAACTAGAATCTTGAACGAAATAAGCTTCTCAGTGATTGTTGTCCGACCCCTCTCAAATTCCCATTCGGAAAATTGTTCCAAAATACGCTCAAAATTTTCAGGTAATGTGGGTGTAGGGTACGGAAGCCTTTTTATCCAGAATTCATCATCAAGGTCTACCATTCCCTTCAAAGTCTCTAGTCCACCAACATCTCTGTAGATGCGCTCAAACTCCAAACTAAAGCGAAACTTTGATATGGACAAATCGAGTTGAGTAAATAATTTTCGCTGTCGTTTTTTCTCATCCCGAAACTCTTTTAACAGAATTGTTAGGGTACTTAGTAACCAACCAAGCATAACGAGAGCTATTTTTTCTACAACATCGTTACTCACTGCCTGATGCTCCTAGTATCTTCCAAAGTCCTGTAGTTGGCTTGTTGTAAGTTCTCCTTCTCAGCTTCAGTTTGTCTTAGCTTACGTTCTGCTCTTGACACTTTCTCCTCAAGTTCTAGAATGTATTCGTGATGTGCAGTGTCAGCACTTCTTAGCGCTTGTTCCCTACGTTCCCTGTTGAAATGCTCTAACCAGTCCTTCTCACAACTTTGACGCCTCTCAGGTTGCTGCATTTGTCGTTGTTGTTCTACTTGTTGCTGGTCATAACGTTGCTACCAGTCTAAGGCTTCATTAGCAAACACTGGCGTTGCTACTAATACGCTATTAACGATTAAAGCTGAAACTTTTAATAAAGCTTTCATTTCACTATCCCTCCTTTATTTGTGCAAACAATTAAACCGACTCTTACTGCTGTTTCCTGGCAATCAAATCCGTTAAGTACAAGTGATGTCGAGAGTGAAAGAACGTTTAGTCCTCCATAGATGACACCACTTAGAGTTAGTCCTACAGTTTTTCTTTTGAAATAGTTTTAAACATTTGATTTACTCCTGTACTGGGCATAGGTGAGCTGCTGCAGCCCACACAGTTGAATCAATTAAAACCTTGACATCTTCTATCATTTGGTCATCGGAATCATGAGCTGGAAGGTTGCTTATAAAGGTTGATTGCATCTTGTCCGATACGTACTGTGGTGTAGAGCTTGGGTTATCAACCATTTCTTTACAAGCTGTATTGCCTAAGTTGTGAATCATCTCAGAGCCGTCACTGAAGCGACTAACGTAGTAATCAAACGAAACGTCACTTGAATCAGTAAGGATGTTGGCTGAGGCATAGAATTTATCACGGTTCTCTTCTTTCATTGCCCGTACAGTTGATACTGGTTCCGTTGGAGCTGTAGCTGTTTCCGGCTCTACTTCTTCAGGTATCGGTTCCTCAACAACTTCTGCTTGCTGTGGTTCCTGATTTTGTGCAGTATCTGGTGTTTCGTTTTCATTATCTGATGCTAGTTGACCGCACGTAACTAACAACAACAGTACTCCGAGTACGATAGCGAATTTCTTGGTTCTTTTATCAGCAGCGCTTGTATCACGTTTCATTGTTTAACTCGTAGTTAAAAGTGTTTACGCAACTTAAGATTTAATTGCTACTCCTAGAACAGTCCCAGTTGCTATCCCTGTAACAAAACCGAAGGTAAGCGTACCTGGGGATTTAGTGATAACTAAAAGAGAGATTGCTGATACTGCTGCGATAATGATGTATTTCATGTTGATACTTATGTGTGATTAACTCTACAAATTTATTGAGCAAGGGCTTGGATTAAGTCAGACTTGCGCATATTGCCGTACCTGGGGATGTGTCGCTCCTTAGCTTTTGACTTAAGCTCCCTAATGGTTAACGCTCCTAGCTTGTTGTTAGACTCAGGTGCTATCTCTTGCGCGTTTACGTAACTAAGTAGTTCAATATGTGCTAAATCCCAACGATATGTGTTGAGCAATTCTGCTGTGTCCATAGAAATTACTTCATAGTTTTGAGGTTCTAACGGAAGCTGTGGTGATTTATCTGTGGCTTCTATTTCATAACTATCAAGAGCTAATTCAGTTGAGTTTAGTTTTACCCACTCTTCATACAAACCACACACTAGATTTGCAATTGATAGTGTTGTGTAACCAATACAGATAATATTGAATGCTAATGTCAGTAATGCTTGTGTGCTTTCCATCTCTTTATCCTCATGAAGCGATATTGTTGGTAGCCTGTGGGCTGTAGATAAGCGTCGTGTACGACGGCTAAGTACAACCGTTTAGCAATCTTGAATCGAGTGAAGAAATTTCATCTTTTCCTTCCCTGGTAGGTTCCCGTGCTTCCGTTGGTTCGGGGCGTTTCCGTCATCCAGTTCAGTAGTATTCAGTTTTTGGAGTTCTTTTGGTTGGGTTGTTCTGTGATTCCCTTCCTCTGATGAATCTAATCTAACAGCTAACTGATACAGTAACAAGAAGATGTAATGTTTTTTTACAGCTAGCTGATACGAATATGGTAGGATGAAGCTGTAACGATGACAGGGATTGAGGTTGAATTGTGAGGAGAGTTAAATCACATCTGGCTAGATTAATAGACGAACAATATCCGCATTTAAGTCAGAGGAGATTAGCTCGTGAAACAGGTCTGTCCCCTACTACTATCAACCTGATATACCTGAATAAATTTAATCGAATAGACAACACAACACTTGAGAAGCTTTGTGGCTACTTTGGTATTGAGGTAGGTGAATTACTTTATTTGGAAGAAACAAAAGATTAAGGATATGGTTTTAAGTTCCATACCCTTAATAAGTTATAGATTATTCATCTTCTTCTTTTGATTTAACCGCAATAATACCAATAGTTTCTAATAACAACGGGTAGTTATCCCGAAGTTCGGCAAGTTTCGGAGATTGTATACCAAAAGCCGAACTCAGTAATACGTAGGCAATAGGTAAAAGCAGAAAGAATTTGCTCAATTTACTCATGAAGATGCTCACTTGTTAGTGTTCATCAATTACCTTGTAAAGCTATCTATTTTGCTTAGCAGATAGTGACGTTCATATCCTTAAAGGTTCTGAAGTTGATGTATACAGTCATAACCTTGGTTTAGGTTATCACTTCTGTACCTATGTTTCTCCTGAGGAGAAGGAGATAGTAATGGTAATGTTGCACAAGTCTGCATTCGAGTAATGAAACAAAAAATAACTTCAGAACCCGCCAAGTAGCGGGTATTTTTATGGATACGTATAAGTTTCAAATAAGTGGCACGGAGATTGAGATTGAAGCAGAAAGCGAAAGTGATGCTATGGAACAGCTAAAGGATATCATCACAATGCTTTCATTAATGTTTCCAGGAGATTGTACAGAGATAGGAGAAGAATAATATGAAAACTAGTGAATTGATAGGCATATCTGAACAGATAGCAGCCATATCTCTACAACTATCTAACTTGCAGAGAGTAATTGATTCATCAATAGAGAGAGCGCCCACATATGAGTCTGCAAAAGATAGAGCAGAGAGTTTAAGGAGGGAAACTAAAGGAGTATTTTCACCTAATATAAAACCAGTCCCCGCTCAAGAGCTAATGTTTAAAAGCTTACATCTACTGTTGTTTGACTTAAACATAAAATGGGCATCAGCTTCCGACATAAGAAAAGCTCAGATGTTGATAACAAATAGTGACAAGGAAAAGTGCCATCAATCTAATCTCAGAGTTATAAATAGGATAGGTGAAGCTTACATTACAAAGAATAAGCCTACTGAAAACTCTAGGTCTAGTGTCAGGTATACATTGACTGAAAAAGGAATAGAAAGAGCAAGAGAAATTCTAGGAATTAAAGAAGATGAAATCTGAAGTTATGGGTGAAGCTTGGAAGGTTAATGCCAAGTACATAGGAGTTGATGATGGTTCAGGTGAGTTTGAAGCTAACAAAATTAAGCAACCTAAGTTATTACCTCCATCATCTAGCGCTGTAGTTCAGGACTTAGAGTACGGTAGTCATGAGTGGATAAAACGCACTCATGATATGGCAATGTTATTTGAGGGAATGGCTCATACTTACAAGATGGACATGGGTCAGTTCCTACGTAGTAAAAAAGAAAAACGTGGATGGTTGAAGTTTGCTGAAACCTTACCGTTTTGTCGTAGGACAGCAGACGACTACATAGTGTACTACGAAAAAGAAAAAGGTTTGCCTCACCTAAATCTAAATAATGAGATTAAGAAGGACGTGGCAGATGGTTCCACGTCCTCAGAATCCTTGGAAAATAAGGACTCTTCAAATGAAAAGTTCGGGGAAATAGTAAAAGAAGCTTCAACTTTAACTGACATGGCAGTAGTTAGAGACTATGAGCAAGTAGCTTCTGGTAAGGATGCCAACAGGAAAGAAAACAAGTATAAACGTCAGAAAGATGACAAGGAAAGAGGTAGGGTAGAAGTTTCTACTACTCCAGAAATAAAAGAATCAATCAAGGTAAGAAGAATTCAACTAGGTTACAAAACAGATTGTGACTATTTACTACATCTAGTTTTTCAAGACTTGTTAAAAGCAGGTTATACACTACCAGAACAGAATGAACAATAGAATATTCACGTTACGCTTCTACCGTCCTATTAAGAATGACTGGTTATCCTACCTAAGTTACTTAATAGGATGGGTACTCGGTTACAACATGGACTTATCACATGTTGCTATCGAGTGGGACGGTGGGATAGTCGGTATCACACTGTTTGGTATTGAGTTGTACAACAAAGAAACTGAAGCAGAGTATCGTTCGCCTGACATAATTTTGTACTTCGAGGTTGACGATGCAGCTAATCGTCTATGGATATAAAACCTGCCATAGCATACTGTAAAAATACTTCTGGTGGATAAATCTTCATCAATCCACTTCTAAGCCGCTCTTGTACACCATCTTTTATTGCTACGTCCTTTTCCCAAAGTTTTACACCTTCACAAATACCTCTGCAAAAATTATCTACTTGTAGCTGAGCAGTAAAATGACCGCCAGCCTTCACCATGTTATTATCTGCACTTACAAACTCCGACGGTTTGGTGAAACAAAAACGCTTCGACACATCACGAGCCTTTTTATCACTAATATCGTCCGAACCCGAATGTAAGTAGGCACACCGCAAAAGATAAAAATCTTCGGTAGAGGGAAAACTGTTCTGGTTTCCTATATACTTCCTAAACCAATCTTTATAACGTTCACCAGTCCTCTTATTAGGATGTTCTAACCATCCACAGATATCAGGAAGTGTAAGAGCAAGTGCTAAAGCTGCGTACCAGTTCTGTTGTGCTAGTGCTTGTTCTACAGCTTCAATAAGGTGTTGCATATTCTTTAAAGATAAACACTTTTATTTTCTACCTCATTGTGTGTGCGGGACACTTAAAATCTACCCAACTTCTTGATTTCTTGATTAACGCTTCAAAAATTACAACTACTTTGTAAAGTTGTTTAGTCTGATGTGACAGTTGAGGTACACAATGTCCACGACTGTGGACAAACGTTAGAGTCTAATCAGGAAGAGGGTTCAGGTGATTACATCACTATTAAAAATATTTTTGCCTATTTCTCTATGCTGTCTTAAAGTGATGTAATCACCACCTAATTCTTAATAATGCTTCTATATCCGTCGTAGTGCAATTGTGGCAATGTACCATAATTCTTCTTGCCATCATAATGCAGCTTATTGCTGTAATCTGTATGACTCATCGACTGTTTCCGTTCACTCCTCTCCCACATCTCTGCAAGTCTATCGTAATGTTGCTGGCTAATCAGCTCCACCTCACGCCGGAGTGCTGATACCTCTCTGCCAGTAATCAATCTCAAATCACAATGGGTATCGCTGCAGTGCAGTACTTCGCCAAGATAAGAGACAACAGTAGCTACCTTGTTGCCATCATTTGCCCAGCCAACTCTACGATAGATACACTTAGGTTTAGCCATTAAACATATATCTGTCAGATACATATTGACACTAGCAAATAACATCTATATACTAAAAATTCTTCTTTTTGCTTAGTTGCAGCGTTGAGAGTTTTTAGGACATAATTTTCTCTCTTAAATCAAAAAAAAGCTAACTAAGTTTTTCTTCTGTTTTGATGTATCCCAGTCTTGCCCCGAAGGGGTAAATATATCTGACAGATATATGCAATTAATTGAGTATAGTTCCCTGCATAGCTAGACCAAGAACTTTAGAGGTATTAAAAAATAAATATCTTTTACCAGGTCTTAGGCATCGTAGATGCCATGCTTTAGCTTAGGAATCAAATAGAATTACAAGACCGGATTGAGTATAGATACAACGCATCATAGATACAAAAAACCTCAGAGGTGTTATTCCCTGAGGTTTTCTGCTCTTCTTTTACTTAGCACTAGTATAGCAGAAATATTTTTAATAGTGATGTAACCACCATAGGTGTATGCCCTTTGGGCTGTATTCACCAAGAATTAGAAACTACTGAAAAACTGGTACTGAATTACTGCTGATGCAGCTTGCTCAATCACTCTCACCTGTGCGCCAGGGAATAAATCTAGCCGTACCATACCATCAGCAGGTACTTGTTTGAATCCTAATCCTGTAGCTCCAGTAGTGGGAGTAGAGCCGTTAATCGTATAGTTGATAGCACCAGATTCAACACTCAGGAATAATCCACTACCATTAGCTGGCACAGTAAGTGTCACGGCACTTGAGAGTGCAGCATTCCTAGTATGAGTGCCTAGCATCCGAACACTAAACTGAGATTTACCTAATTGTCTAGTCATTTTCTTATTTGATTCCTATCAGTAATTCTACCAAACATAACGTTGACAAATGTTAGAATAGAAGCATATGAAACCTCCTAGTTTTTGTATAACATAAGTTTTCTTCCTGTCCACCTTGCCTCCACTCGGTGGAATTTTTGTGTTTAGAAACATACGCCACATCAACGATTTAAATCTACTAGGCGATGCTGGTACGCATAGAGAATTCTATCTGCATTAGCTTCATATTCTGCTTGGCTCATTGCACTGATTTCTGATTGTTTAAATCGAGTCTTAATTTGTTTAGGCTGATTGCTGGAACTCTTACCAGCATTGCGTTTCTCGTTCCATTTACCTTCAAGATAATTCAGTATCTTTCTTGCACCTTCTGGTGTATCATATTGCTTTTTTTTAGCAGGTGGCATCTGATGGTAAACGTCCATCATGCTACTAAGATAATAATCCCAAGTAGCAGAATCAAGCTTAGCCCATTTAGGATTACTGTTTTTAATACTG
Above is a window of Gloeocapsopsis sp. IPPAS B-1203 DNA encoding:
- a CDS encoding Rho termination factor N-terminal domain-containing protein, producing the protein MESTQALLTLAFNIICIGYTTLSIANLVCGLYEEWVKLNSTELALDSYEIEATDKSPQLPLEPQNYEVISMDTAELLNTYRWDLAHIELLSYVNAQEIAPESNNKLGALTIRELKSKAKERHIPRYGNMRKSDLIQALAQ
- a CDS encoding helix-turn-helix transcriptional regulator, with translation MRRVKSHLARLIDEQYPHLSQRRLARETGLSPTTINLIYLNKFNRIDNTTLEKLCGYFGIEVGELLYLEETKD
- a CDS encoding pentapeptide repeat-containing protein, producing the protein MANIEHLALLQQGAVKWLEWRKKNIQIKPDLSEADLSEANFRGANLIAVNLRRADLSKTKLIAANLTKANLSAANLNKSELIDANLQQVELVDAQLTEAQLTGANLSYANLIGADLKGADLRRVDLTHANLIATELRWANLKEADLSTADLRRANLSYANLMAANLSHANLSHANLYEAELIGAYLHLAHLEQINLSEAHLNGAYMFGANLSGANLFKADLRWTNLSKANFAGADLSQANFTGANLSRANFTGAILNQVNFTGANLSKANFGEATDV